From Primulina huaijiensis isolate GDHJ02 chromosome 15, ASM1229523v2, whole genome shotgun sequence, one genomic window encodes:
- the LOC140959530 gene encoding large ribosomal subunit protein eL33y-like: MVKGRQGERVRLYVRGTILGYKRSKSNQYPNTSLIQIEGVNTQEEVAWYLGKRMAYIYKAKVKKNGSHYRCIWGKVTRPHGNSGVVRAKFKSNLPPKSMGARVRVFMYPSNI; encoded by the exons GCTTTATGTCCGCGGAACTATACTTGGGTacaaaag GTCGAAGTCAAACCAGTACCCAAACACGTCCTTGATACAGATAGAAGGAGTGAACACGCAAGAGGAGGTTGCGTGGTACCTCGGTAAGCGGATGGCGTACATTTATAAGGCCAAGGTTAAGAAGAACGGCTCTCACTACCGTTGCATTTGGGGTAAGGTCACTCGACCTCACGGGAACAGTGGCGTTGTTCGTGCTAAGTTCAAATCTAATCTTCCCCCAAAATCTATG GGTGCTAGAGTCAGGGTATTCATGTACCCTAGCAACATATGA
- the LOC140959624 gene encoding LIMR family protein At5g01460, with protein MGDFNLALVIVAIVVCVLVFLFNVYLLVNYQHPDDVNQAYFPKFVVVLGLSVAAISILMLPADVANRQACRHAVYNGACSLTLPMKDLWLAVYIVDAILVFFVIPFAMFYYEGDQDKSVWKRMKSALLWVIVTAVVCALALGILYGLLGKVDFTVRHLSSSTESFPSPLTFSSGQQCVGSGARQCSAYSANASSETTWTMRATFPEYVVALATIVGSFLFTIFGGVGIACLPLGMISSFIHRPKAVITRSQYIKEATELGKKARELKKAADALHQEERSGSKGRKWRKNVKNVEKELLLLEEDVKSLEEMYPQGEKAETSWAMTVLGYLAKLVFGVIGLIVSVAWIVHIVIYLLIDPPLSPFLNEVFIKLDDLWGLLGTVAFAFFCFYLLVAVIAGEMMLGMKLVFITIHPMKWGATLMNSFLFNVGLILLCSISVIQFCATAFGYYAQATAAQEIFGHTLQSLRGIKYLYKYNVFQIAFIVLAGLTFVYYAAFGWRRKKPSGRFQIST; from the exons ATGGGGGATTTCAATCTGGCCCTGGTGATCGTGGCCATTGTTGTTTGTGTATTGGTTTTTCTGTTCAACGTGTATCTCCTGGTTAATTATCAGCACCCTGACGATGTTAACCAAGCGTATTTCCCCAAATTCGTCGTCGTTTTGGGGCTCTCAGTCGCCGCAATCTCAATTCTCATGCTTCCAGCTGACGTGGCTAATCGTCAGGCCTGTCGCCACGCGGTTTATAACGGAGCGTGCAGTCTCACTCTACCTATGAAGGATTTGTGGCTCGCTGTTTATATTGTGGACGCTATCCTTGTTTTCTTCGTCATCCCTTTCGCTATGTTCTACTACGAAGGAGATCAGGACAA GAGTGTGTGGAAGAGGATGAAAAGTGCACTGCTGTGGGTGATTGTGACAGCTGTCGTCTGTGCTCTCGCTCTTGGGATTTTGTACG GTCTTTTGGGGAAGGTGGATTTCACAGTTAGGCATCTATCCTCATCCACTGAATCTTTCCCATCACCGTTGACCTTCTCCAGTGGTCAACAATGTGTTGGAAGTGGGGCAAGACAG tGCTCCGCATATTCTGCCAATGCTTCATCTGAGACCACATGGACCATGCGCGCTACCTTCCCAGAATATGTTGTTGCACTAGCGACAATTGTTGGATCTTTCCTTTTCACT ATCTTTGGTGGTGTTGGCATTGCCTGCCTTCCATTGGGAATGATATCCTCATTTATCCACCGCCCAAAGGCTGTTATCACCCGTTCGCAGTATATCAAG GAAGCAACTGAACTGGGAAAAAAAGCAAGAGAATTGAAAAAAGCGGCTGATGCTCTTCATCAGGAAGAAAGAAGTGGCAGCAAGGGTAGAAAATGGcgcaaaaatgtgaaaaatgtaGAAAAG GAACTACTACTTTTGGAAGAGGACGTGAAATCTTTGGAAGAAATGTACCCTCAAGGAGAAAAG GCTGAGACATCTTGGGCTATGACCGTGCTTGGTTACCTTGCGAAACTGGTGTTTGGAGTTATAGG GTTAATCGTTTCAGTGGCTTGGATTGTGCATATTGTGATATATTTGCTGATCGACCCTCCTCTTTCTCCTTTTCTCAATGAAGTGTTCATCAAGTTGGATGACCTTTGGG GTCTGCTGGGTACTGTAGCATTTGCATTCTTCTGCTTCTATCTCCTTGTGGCTGTGATTGCGGGGGAAATGATGCTTGGCATGAAATTGGTTTTCATTACGATCCATCCTATGAA GTGGGGAGCTACACTTATGAACTCGTTTCTTTTTAATGTGGGTCTTATTCTTCTTTGTTCAATCAG TGTGATTCAGTTCTGTGCTACTGCATTCGGATATTATGCACAAGCTACAGCAGCTCAAGAAATATTCGGTCATACACTGCAATCGCTTCGGGGAATCAAATATTTGTACAA GTACAATGTGTTTCAAATTGCATTCATTGTTCTAGCAGGGCTGACATTTGTATACTATGCAGCTTTT GGATGGAGAAGAAAAAAGCCGAGCGGCAGGTTCCAGATTTCCACATGA
- the LOC140959433 gene encoding GDSL esterase/lipase CPRD49-like: MVGPNRPLLVLFGSSIVQMCYNVGGWGAMLLTSDTFYISIDSCAQSSKADVLLRGYSGWNSRMALQILDQVFPKVHVLDPSDVTLSNNVSLGPRLLETRILFLKIFYPCLSCSFVVPILEFGLQTHGFFIFLRRDGIHLSSDGSQVVLEELLKVLKRVDSEPSLYWLAMTPEFSEDSPYYAVGPDGKNTVNVSGHICTWQRHLLNIE, translated from the exons ATGGTGGGTCCGAATAGGCCGCTGTTGGTGTTGTTCGGATCATCCATAGTACAGATGTGCTACAACGTTGGGGGCTGGGGTGCTATGCTT TTAACAAGTGACACATTTTATATAAGTATTGATTCCTGTGCCCAATCTTCGAAGGCGGATGTACTACTACGGGGTTACTCTGGCTGGAATTCAAGGATGGCTCTTCAAATCCTAGATCAAGTTTTTCCCAAGGTACATGTT CTTGATCCATCCGACGTGACTCTTAGCAACAATGTGTCTCTTGGTCCTAGGCTACTGGAaactagaattttatttttgaaaattttttatccCTGTTTGTCATGCTCTTTTGTTGTGCCCATTCTTGAATTTGGTCTTCAAACTCatggtttttttattttcttgcgcAGAGACGGAATCCATTTGTCTTCTGATGGGTCCCAAGTTGTATTGGAGGAGTTACTCAAGGTCTTGAAAAGGGTCGATTCGGAACCGAGTCTATATTGGTTGGCAATGACGCCTGAATTTTCAGAGGATTCACCTTATTATGCTGTAGGTCCGGATGGCAAGAACACGGTCAATGTTTCTGGTCATATTTGTACCTGGCAAAGACACTTGCTCAACATTGAGTAG
- the LOC140959528 gene encoding steroid 5-alpha-reductase DET2 gives MAADQDLFHYSLLTLFFITPPTIISLLFLTAPYGRHHRVGWGPTIPPPLAWFLMESPTVWLSLLLFPRGQNHRDPRAIVLISVFLLHYLHRTVIYPLKLLFTSPIQKKTVGGFPVSVALMAFGFNLLNTYLQARWVSKYADFHADRWFWWRFVPGMVVFGGGMAANIWSDNLLTGLKNSGGGYKIPKGGLFEWVSCPNYLGEIFEWLGWALMTWSWAGLGFFVYTCANLVPRAGANHRWYLEKFGEDYPKNRKAVIPLVY, from the coding sequence ATGGCCGCAGATCAGGATTTGTTTCACTACAGCCTTCTGACCCTCTTCTTCATCACACCACCAACCATCATATCCCTCCTCTTCCTCACCGCTCCATATGGCAGGCACCACCGTGTCGGATGGGGCCCCACAATCCCGCCTCCACTAGCCTGGTTCTTGATGGAGAGCCCCACCGTGTGGCTCAGCCTCCTCCTCTTCCCCCGCGGCCAAAACCACCGCGACCCTCGTGCAATCGTCCTCATCTCCGTATTCCTCCTCCACTACCTCCATCGCACAGTCATATACCCACTCAAACTTCTGTTCACATCACCTATCCAGAAAAAAACAGTCGGAGGGTTCCCGGTGAGCGTGGCCCTGATGGCGTTTGGGTTCAACCTCTTAAATACTTACTTGCAGGCCAGATGGGTGTCCAAATACGCTGATTTCCACGCAGATAGGTGGTTCTGGTGGCGTTTCGTCCCCGGGATGGTTGTTTTTGGCGGCGGCATGGCGGCGAATATTTGGTCGGATAATTTGCTGACGGGCCTGAAGAATAGTGGTGGGGGGTATAAGATACCGAAAGGTGGGCTGTTTGAGTGGGTTAGTTGTCCAAATTATTTAGGAGAGATTTTTGAATGGTTGGGCTGGGCCTTGATGACTTGGTCTTGGGCGGGATTGGGCTTTTTTGTTTACACATGTGCTAATTTGGTACCCAGAGCTGGGGCGAATCACAGATGGTACTTGGAAAAGTTTGGGGAGGATTATCCTAAGAATAGGAAAGCTGTTATTCcgttggtgtattga